Proteins from one Halopseudomonas pelagia genomic window:
- a CDS encoding DUF3800 domain-containing protein — protein MPKYLGFIDESGNHDLDTSKEGVSKYYVVNAIICKEHQLQRLTNFVETLRKKHYGEGEIKSSRTKAERRIRVIEELRAIDFKFIALAVNKDELQKTGGFPHKKSFVKFLHGILYKGLVASYQDIAISADEYGREEFMRGFREYISKNHIPDLFKSCTVEHVKSDSNVLVQLADFLAGTIRMVYEGGASKELMQTFIELAKKSKLSIEEWPPQYFRRIDQRTERKEFDEVVFNVAMNSAANFISENDDFADHGLREQLIVLKYLLFQAQFVHTDYISSGELRDHLSARGCEQLSEHQFMSSVISQLRDRGVLISSSNKGYKIPQTHSDYMDFVELVNGQSIPLLERLRRAKKTLFEASLGELKTFDDPQHARLKRVIEALEE, from the coding sequence ATGCCAAAATATTTAGGATTTATCGATGAGTCCGGAAATCACGACCTAGATACTTCAAAAGAAGGCGTGTCTAAGTACTACGTCGTCAACGCGATCATTTGCAAAGAACATCAGTTACAACGCCTGACTAATTTTGTGGAAACACTAAGAAAGAAACACTACGGGGAGGGCGAAATAAAATCAAGTAGGACGAAAGCTGAACGCCGAATCCGAGTAATCGAAGAGCTTCGAGCGATTGATTTCAAGTTCATAGCGCTCGCTGTAAATAAGGACGAACTCCAAAAGACCGGTGGGTTCCCTCACAAGAAAAGCTTCGTGAAGTTTCTACACGGAATACTCTACAAGGGGTTGGTAGCTTCTTATCAGGACATTGCTATAAGCGCAGATGAATACGGCCGAGAGGAGTTCATGCGGGGCTTTCGAGAGTACATTTCAAAAAATCACATTCCAGACCTTTTCAAGTCATGCACGGTTGAACACGTTAAAAGCGACAGCAATGTACTAGTACAGCTCGCAGATTTTCTTGCCGGAACTATTCGCATGGTCTACGAGGGTGGTGCGTCAAAAGAGCTGATGCAAACCTTCATTGAACTGGCAAAGAAATCGAAGCTCTCAATTGAAGAATGGCCTCCTCAGTACTTTAGACGTATCGATCAGCGAACCGAGCGCAAAGAATTTGATGAAGTTGTCTTCAACGTCGCAATGAACAGCGCAGCGAATTTCATCTCCGAAAACGATGACTTCGCCGACCACGGACTACGCGAGCAACTAATTGTCCTGAAATATTTACTATTTCAAGCTCAGTTCGTACACACTGATTACATCAGCTCAGGCGAGCTTCGTGATCACCTTTCTGCGCGGGGCTGCGAACAACTTTCTGAACACCAATTTATGTCGTCGGTCATCTCCCAGTTACGCGATAGAGGTGTTCTCATCTCAAGTTCAAACAAAGGGTACAAAATACCCCAAACACACAGCGACTATATGGATTTCGTTGAACTAGTAAACGGGCAAAGCATCCCTTTACTTGAGAGATTAAGACGCGCCAAGAAGACGCTATTTGAGGCGAGCCTGGGAGAGCTCAAAACATTTGATGACCCTCAGCATGCAAGGCTAAAGCGTGTCATTGAGGCCCTAGAAGAATAG
- a CDS encoding outer membrane beta-barrel protein: MNKTKLFGAILLTLGMTADALADNDFYAGASVGQATIDACDGVANCDDEDTSWKVFGGWELNPNLAFEAGFVDFGEISGSIGGSSVSAEVDGWTLAAKGTWPVNEQFGVFGKFGAIMWDVEGGGAASGVSDDGTDLLYGIGAQYMFTNQFGIVGEWEWYDIDSDVDLYSVGVLFKF; encoded by the coding sequence ATGAATAAAACCAAGCTTTTTGGCGCAATTTTGTTGACGTTGGGTATGACAGCCGATGCCCTTGCAGATAATGACTTCTATGCTGGAGCGAGCGTCGGGCAGGCAACCATCGATGCCTGCGACGGTGTCGCCAATTGCGACGATGAAGACACCAGCTGGAAGGTCTTTGGTGGCTGGGAGCTCAATCCTAATCTCGCCTTTGAGGCAGGTTTTGTAGATTTCGGTGAGATCAGCGGATCGATAGGTGGCTCTTCAGTCAGCGCCGAAGTGGACGGCTGGACACTCGCGGCAAAAGGCACCTGGCCTGTGAACGAGCAGTTCGGCGTGTTCGGCAAGTTCGGCGCGATTATGTGGGATGTTGAAGGTGGCGGTGCTGCTTCCGGTGTTAGCGACGATGGCACCGACCTACTGTACGGGATCGGCGCTCAATATATGTTCACTAACCAGTTCGGTATTGTCGGTGAGTGGGAGTGGTACGATATTGACAGTGATGTTGACCTTTATTCCGTCGGGGTACTGTTCAAGTTCTAA
- the istB gene encoding IS21-like element helper ATPase IstB yields MSLLDSTIAQYRSLRLSATAGELATLLARAEANELSYLNFAQSLVEHELNARSSSRVSRNLKQAQLPSEKHLEAFDYRHQTTITKRQVSALLDFSFIDNRDNLVFIGPPGVGKTHLAIGIGHKAVQAGYKVLFRTALALVEDLELAEMKGELKKRLNQLSKYDVLIIDELGYLPMTRQARYNLFQLINNLYEYRSVILTTNKDFTSWGEFFHDDNVAVPIIDRVIHHSHIFMLGGESYRLKQKTGG; encoded by the coding sequence ATGAGCCTGCTCGATAGCACCATTGCGCAGTACCGAAGCCTGCGCCTCAGCGCGACCGCCGGTGAGCTGGCCACTCTGCTGGCCAGGGCTGAAGCCAATGAACTGTCCTACCTGAACTTCGCCCAATCACTGGTCGAGCATGAGCTGAACGCCCGCTCCAGCAGCCGCGTGAGCCGCAACCTCAAGCAGGCGCAGCTCCCCTCGGAGAAACATCTGGAGGCCTTCGATTACCGGCACCAGACCACCATTACCAAGCGGCAGGTCAGTGCCTTGCTGGACTTCAGCTTTATCGACAACCGGGACAACCTGGTGTTCATCGGACCACCGGGCGTGGGCAAGACCCATCTGGCCATTGGGATTGGCCACAAGGCTGTCCAGGCTGGCTACAAAGTGCTGTTCCGAACCGCTCTGGCACTGGTCGAAGACCTGGAGCTGGCGGAGATGAAGGGCGAGCTGAAGAAGCGTTTGAATCAACTGAGCAAGTACGACGTGCTGATCATCGACGAACTGGGCTACCTGCCAATGACACGGCAGGCCCGCTACAACCTGTTCCAGTTGATCAACAACCTGTACGAGTACCGCTCGGTCATCCTGACCACCAACAAGGACTTCACCAGCTGGGGCGAGTTCTTCCATGACGACAACGTGGCCGTGCCCATCATCGACCGCGTGATCCACCATTCACACATCTTTATGCTGGGAGGTGAGAGCTATCGACTGAAGCAGAAAACCGGCGGTTAG
- the istA gene encoding IS21 family transposase, producing MIHKIKGLYDQSRGLSVRAISRELGISRNTVRKYLQLDEVQISAAIADPSRTKLLDQHRDYLINQLGQFPALSAVKLARRLRERTTDLAVSDRSIRRYVQALKQQVASGQLRYYEPVVESVPGVQCQVDPGELRGVMIGGLERVVHFVVFVLSCSRLMYVGLDFRPLDTERFIQMHDEAFRYFGGVTEECIYDQTKMVVINEQYRELTLNQRFHQYATTVGYRIHACEGYDPESKGKVESGVKYVKRDCFYGEQFQDENAVREHLHDWLETVANARLHGTTGHHPRAHFETLERAQLKPYLVPQSLLHVAQAIETRKVDKTGLISWQANKYSVPMAWQQARVGVSAQDDQLLIHDLESGELIATHDLCKAKGRMVKNNNHYRDHAQRIANLEHGIDSILPDGLGATLCQLLKRTSPRIYKDQLVAARDLLMAHAPVDTTLLGELCERSELTATGLKRYLEAWQQAKARGRVISDQDYAPVAGSQVSHADLNAYARVGQSTGHGVTP from the coding sequence GTGATTCACAAGATCAAGGGGTTGTATGACCAGAGCCGAGGCCTGTCGGTCCGTGCCATCAGTCGTGAGCTGGGGATTTCCCGGAACACAGTACGCAAGTATCTGCAGCTAGATGAGGTGCAGATTAGCGCCGCTATTGCTGACCCTTCGCGCACCAAGTTGCTCGACCAGCACCGTGATTACCTGATCAATCAGCTGGGTCAGTTTCCAGCCCTCAGCGCGGTCAAGCTGGCCCGGCGCCTGAGGGAACGCACCACTGACCTGGCGGTGTCAGACCGGAGCATCCGCCGCTATGTGCAAGCGCTCAAGCAGCAGGTTGCCAGCGGTCAGCTGCGCTATTACGAGCCGGTCGTTGAGTCGGTACCAGGCGTCCAGTGTCAGGTCGATCCCGGTGAGCTGCGGGGCGTCATGATCGGCGGTCTGGAGCGCGTCGTTCACTTTGTGGTGTTTGTGCTGTCCTGTTCCCGGCTGATGTACGTCGGCCTCGACTTCAGGCCACTGGATACCGAACGATTCATCCAGATGCACGACGAGGCCTTCCGCTACTTTGGCGGCGTCACCGAGGAGTGCATCTACGATCAGACCAAGATGGTGGTGATCAACGAGCAATACCGTGAGCTGACGCTGAACCAGCGCTTCCACCAGTATGCGACTACCGTCGGGTACCGCATCCACGCGTGCGAGGGTTATGATCCGGAGAGCAAGGGCAAGGTGGAGTCCGGGGTCAAGTACGTAAAGCGCGACTGCTTTTACGGCGAGCAGTTCCAGGACGAGAACGCCGTTCGCGAGCACTTGCATGACTGGCTTGAGACCGTGGCTAACGCACGTTTGCACGGCACGACGGGGCATCATCCACGAGCGCATTTCGAGACGTTGGAACGTGCCCAGCTCAAGCCTTATCTCGTTCCGCAGAGCCTGCTGCACGTGGCGCAAGCAATCGAGACCCGTAAGGTCGACAAGACTGGCTTGATCTCCTGGCAGGCCAACAAGTACTCGGTGCCCATGGCGTGGCAGCAAGCCCGTGTCGGTGTCAGCGCCCAGGACGACCAGTTGCTGATCCATGATCTGGAGAGCGGTGAGCTCATCGCCACCCATGACCTGTGCAAGGCCAAGGGCCGGATGGTCAAGAACAACAACCATTATCGAGACCATGCCCAGCGCATTGCCAACCTGGAGCACGGCATCGACTCGATCTTGCCCGATGGCCTGGGGGCAACCCTGTGCCAACTGCTCAAGCGTACTTCCCCGCGCATCTACAAGGACCAGCTGGTCGCCGCACGCGACCTACTTATGGCCCATGCGCCAGTTGATACCACGCTACTTGGTGAGCTGTGTGAGCGCAGCGAGCTGACTGCCACTGGACTCAAGCGCTACCTCGAAGCCTGGCAGCAAGCCAAGGCGCGTGGTCGGGTCATCAGCGATCAGGACTATGCGCCCGTAGCTGGCAGCCAGGTCAGTCACGCTGACCTGAACGCTTACGCCCGGGTTGGCCAGTCGACTGGCCACGGGGTGACCCCATGA
- a CDS encoding DUF6151 family protein: MPPWVGQNCWPEVGQINWPLTFAHALKAGAEVLDEQGGTDIYQLPPARLQIQQGLEQIRCLRLSEKGLYRWYAGCCNTPVGNSLAPRVPMIGLIHSFIVDPEREAKLGPVRACVNLRGATGQIPKSQLDAAPARGYVGKLMLKILVWKLSGQGRPNPLFSTKGKPLASPHILSPGEEL; encoded by the coding sequence ATGCCACCATGGGTGGGTCAAAATTGTTGGCCAGAGGTGGGTCAGATTAATTGGCCATTAACATTTGCCCACGCCCTCAAGGCGGGTGCTGAGGTACTCGATGAGCAAGGCGGTACCGATATCTACCAATTGCCGCCCGCGCGCCTGCAAATTCAACAGGGGCTGGAACAGATTCGCTGTCTGCGGTTGAGCGAGAAGGGTCTTTATCGTTGGTATGCCGGCTGCTGTAACACACCCGTCGGCAATAGCCTGGCGCCGCGGGTGCCGATGATTGGGTTAATCCACAGCTTTATCGTCGATCCTGAACGCGAAGCCAAGCTTGGTCCGGTGCGCGCTTGCGTCAATCTGCGTGGGGCGACCGGCCAGATCCCCAAGAGCCAGCTCGATGCAGCGCCCGCACGCGGCTATGTCGGTAAGCTCATGCTGAAAATCCTCGTCTGGAAACTCAGCGGTCAAGGGCGACCAAACCCATTGTTCAGCACCAAGGGTAAGCCGCTGGCTAGCCCGCATATTTTAAGCCCCGGCGAGGAGTTATAA